A DNA window from Pongo abelii isolate AG06213 chromosome 2, NHGRI_mPonAbe1-v2.0_pri, whole genome shotgun sequence contains the following coding sequences:
- the CNBP gene encoding CCHC-type zinc finger nucleic acid binding protein encodes MSSNECFKCGRSGHWARECPTGGGRGRGMRSRGRGGFTSDRGFQFVSSSLPDICYRCGESGHLAKDCDLQEDACYNCGRGGHIAKDCKEPKREREQCCYNCGKPGHLARDCDHADEQKCYSCGEFGHIQKDCTKVKCYRCGETGHVAINCSKTSEVNCYRCGESGHLARECTIEATA; translated from the exons ATGAGCAGCAATGAGTGCTTCAAGTGTGGACGATCTGGCCACTGGGCCCGGGAATGTCCTACTGGTGGAGGCCGTGGTCGTGGAATGAGAAGCCGTGGCAGAGGTGGTTTTACCTCGGATAGAG GTTTCCAGTTTGTTTCCTCGTCTCTTCCAGACATCTGTTATCGCTGTGGTGAGTCTGGTCATCTTGCCAAGGATTGTGATCTTCAGGAGGATG CCTGCTATAACTGCGGTAGAGGTGGCCACATTGCCAAGGACTGCAAGGAGCCCAAGAGAGAGCGAGAGCAATGCTGCTACAACTGTGGCAAACCAGGCCATCTGGCTCGTGACTGCGACCATGCAGATGAGCAGAAATGCTATTCTTGTGGAGAATTCGGACACATTCAAAAAGACTGCACCAAAGTGAAGTGCTATAG gtgTGGTGAAACTGGTCATGTAGCCATCAACTGCAGCAAGACAAGTGAAGTCAACTGTTACCGCTGTGGCGAGTCAGGGCACCTTGCACGGGAATGCACAATTGAGGCTACAgcctaa
- the LOC134761106 gene encoding uncharacterized protein LOC134761106: protein MVSLRAPSWSPEAPVQETPQAQKTPTLTGPEDSNYPQTLMFCRKRRRKGPEVNGSIGSAQTKPTLTGTEDSNYPQTLMFCRKRKRQGPEVNGSTGSAQTKRTLTETEASNCPQTLFCRKRKRKGQEVNFVRKCPDEAMLTGTEDSNCPQSLMFCGKRKRKGPEVQGRTGSEREIRPEIGRENSRAPAGGLPVAPARGIITRRRVIGLAQRDWLRGTGGFRTQPGRRVLALETGILNVLRSLLVLREQAALGAV from the coding sequence ATGGTGTCGCTAAGGGCGCCGTCCTGGAGCCCCGAGGCCCCTGTCCAAGAAACTCCACAGGCCCAGAAGACGCCGACGCTCACAGGACCTGAAGATTCTAACTACCCACAGACACTGATGTTTTGTCGGAAACGTAGAAGAAAGGGACCGGAGGTGAACGGGAGTATCGGAAGTGCCCAGACGAAGCCGACGCTCACAGGAACTGAAGATTCTAACTACCCACAGACACTGATGTTTTGCCGGAAACGTAAAAGACAGGGACCGGAAGTGAATGGGAGTACCGGAAGTGCCCAGACGAAGCGGACGCTCACAGAAACTGAAGCGTCTAACTGCCCACAGACACTGTTTTGTCGGAAACGTAAAAGAAAGGGACAGGAAGTGAACTTCGTCCGGAAGTGCCCGGACGAAGCGATGCTCACAGGAACTGAAGATTCTAACTGCCCACAGAGCCTGATGTTTTGTGGGAAACGTAAAAGAAAGGGACCGGAAGTGCAAGGGAGGACCGGAAGTGAAAGGGAGATCCGGCCGGAGATTGGGAGAGAAAATTCCCGCGCTCCGGCAGGCGGTCTTCCGGTAGCGCCGGCACGCGGCATCATCACACGCAGACGTGTGATCGGGCTTGCGCAGAGGGACTGGCTCAGAGGGACTGGCGGTTTTCGGACACAGCCCGGGCGACGGGTCTTAGCTCTAGAAACAGGCATACTAAATGTCTTGCGTTCACTATTGGTACTGCGGGAGCAGGCAGCGCTGGGCGCGGTCTGA